The nucleotide sequence TTAAGACCAGGCAACATATTCCTTTCTCATCTGTGACTTTGGAAAGTTCTTCCTTTCTGAAGCTAAGTTACTCCCTATTCTTTGATCTGAGAATTTATTCTCTGTCTGCTTGGTTCGTTCCTATACATTTTTTCCCTTCCGATAATCTCATACACAGTATTTTTTGGACTTTCATCTTGGGACTACCACTAAAATTGATTGAACCTAATTGAACATATTTATTCCATGTGTTGTCTGCTAGGACATATGTGGATAGATTCTAGAGCTGGGAAGAAAGCTCAGTGAGTAAAAAGTGCTTGCCTTTAagggtgcacgtctttaatcccagcccttggggacagaggcaggcaaaccccagtgggttcaagaccagcctggtctacatagtaagaccctgtatcTATTAGTCTATTAGTAGTAGCAATAACAATAATAGCCAGTCTGAAATGAAATTTTCCTATTCCAGAGTTTCATACACAAGCTTCTGCTCCGTAGTACTTTTTGACTTGCAAAGCAATTATAAAAGCAAAGCAAGGTTGGAGTATAGCTCGGTGGTATAGTCTTGCTTCATATGCAAAAACTCAGTCATAGCACAGCAGAAACAGCGCGACCAGAGCCAAGGTCTGCCTCTCTTGCCCTCCCGAGGGCACTCTGCTGATAGCCCATCCGCCTGTGCGCTCGTGTGGACAGATTGCTGTGCTGCGCCCCTGTGATCCACATGCCTGTCTCCAGCACATTTCCTGTTCTCCTTCTGTAACTAGTCCCCTGAGTGACAAGTACACTTACACAGGTCTGAAGGTTTGTGATTCTTATTTTATCAGGACCAAGAAAATAGTGTTGCTGAAGAAGCCAGCAGAATTGAGTCTGAAAATTCCAGTTCGGATGAGAATGAACTTCCACGCAGAAATTGGCTCTCACTTGGTGAGGAGTCCGCAAGTGACGAGGGTGGCAGTGAGTATGAggactgtgaggaggaggaggaggaggaggaggaggaggaggacgaggaggactgGCAGACGTGCTCAGAAGACAGCAGCCctgaggaggaggacgaggagggcTGTGCTCAGGACTGGAAAGAACGCTGTCCTGTCGATTCTGAGACTCAGAACAGGGAAAAACCAGAAAACCAGCAAATGAACAATTGTAGCCAGCTGGTGTCAAAGCAGGAACTACTGGAGCTCTTTAAGAAGCTGCACACGGGGAAGAAGGTGAAGGATGGACAGCTAACTGTTGGGCTGGTAAGATGGAGTAGATCATGAAGCTAGCACCACATGAGcgtcttctttccctgcccttcATAGCTACACATACCTAAAGAGTCAGGCTTCTGGCGTCATAGGGAGCGTGCTGCCTACTTGTTGCCCCTGGCATCATGGGGTGAGGACCAGGATCCAACTCAAAGGAAACATTTCTGGGTTTATAGTGTTTACATACATGTTTATATTAAATGTATTCTATGATCTTCTTCCAGCTCAGTTCTTTGTCACTGAGAGACAAGAATAAGTTTTTGATGTTGTTGCCAGACTTCAGTGCTGTGCTCTGTTGACATCCTGTGAGCCTTGCCAGATTATACTGTTCCATATGCCATTAGGAAGAATTCAGTCCTGGGAAGGCAAACCATACAGATATTTTCATTGCATAAACATAACAGAAATGGTAAAAAGTAGATCAGATCCCAACTATATTACCTAATTCTGAAGGTGACTGTGGAACTGCCCACACCCCAAGGATACTGCATGGCTCTAGGGTACACAGCACAGCTCTAGGGGGCACAGCACAGCTCTAGATGACCCATCCTTGGCTAAGGACACATAAACTGTTAGAGAAGACATTTATACTAAAGATCTTTCCAGGGAAACAAAACCGTGGAAGGTCGCAGCAGGTATGTAGTCTCTCAGCTCTTCAGCTAAAATTGGGTGTAACTAATCCTCATTGTAGTTAGACTCTTTCCTGAGTCCCATCACCTAAAATAAAACAGGAGGCCTACTTACAATGTAGGGTctacagagatgactcagcaaccgagagcactggctccttttacacaggacctggatttggttcgcagcacccacatgacaggtcacagctgtctctaatcccagttccaaggaatctcaaccctcttctggcctctgggtgttgcctgcatgtggtacacacatataaatgaaggtaaaacactcttacacataaataaaaataaaatcttaattaaaaagaaagatgaagtaAATGGTGTTTTTGTGTATTGTTCTTGCTACAGACCTGCCTTTGGAGTTAGGCAGGCATGGTGTAATTCCCAATTTCACAGTAGAACTAACCTGAACACAGaaaatttcttaatttctctgagttttaagGCTATATTCTCTGTGCCAAAAATTCGTTCCCATGTGTATCAGAAAACCGGGTTTCTCTACATGTGTCTTCAATTTCTAGCTTTCTGAATTCTTAATTCAGGGCATCATCCGGACGAAGCTTAGCTCCCTCGTCTACAACAGCTCTGCATAGCCTGCCACCTTCTGCTGGCCCGGACTAAAAAGCCTGGGAGTTTTCAGATGTTCGCAGCTTGTTTCCTGACGCTCAGCTCACCCCTTGTTAAAGATGCAATGGGAACAGTGAAGTTTGCCTACAAATGGAACGTTAGGGGCAGGCAGAGGGCATGAGGATATTGTGGGCAACAGCAAAgtctgcagaaaaaaaatctatacggCTGTGCCATGTGTCAGAGCTGAGTCTGAGTTTGTAAAGCCAAGAGAATGAAAGGTGAACATTACTACCCCTCAGGTAACTTCTGGTTCTCTTCCAGGTGGGCTATCCTAATGTTGGGAAGAGCTCAACCATCAACACTATCATGGGCAACAAGAAAGTGTCTGTGTCTGCCACGCCTGGCCACACCAAGCATTTCCAGGTACAGGAAGTTCTTCGCCACAGTgctgtttctcttcccttccactcGCCATATGTCCATCATAGCTGTTTGTGTCTTTCAGACTCTGTATGTGGAGCCTGGCCTCTGCCTGTGTGACTGCCCGGGCCTGGTGATGCCGTCCTTTGTGTCTACCAAAGCAGAGATGATTTGCAATGGGATTCTCCCAATTGACCAGATGAGAGATCACGTTCCACCCGTATCACTAATATCCTTTCTGTTTCAGGACCACTCTGGTTTTTAATGTGTGAGGCTTTGAGAATTTTTAGGGCATTATCTTCTGACAGTATAGTTGTAGGCATTGGAAGCAAAGACATGGTCCTTTGTATCTCCATTAGGATAGTCTCTCAAAGTTAGGGTTTGTTTATAATATTGTTCCTTAAAGTAATATTGTTAAGGTCTGTTTTCTAgataatttttttagatttatttatttttatgtgtgtgtgtgcctatatgtctgtgtacctctTGCATGCCTCGTACCCTTGAAAAtcagaagagaacattggatcccctggaactaaagttacagacaaTCGTGAGCTGCTTTGTAGGTGCCAAGAAGCgagccctggtcctctgcaagagtagcgaGTGTTTTTGACCACTTAACCATCTTTGTagagatgttttgtttgtttgtttttaattgtttttacagacagggtttctctgtgtagtcctgactgctctggaactcactttgtagtccagaaatctcacagaaatctgcctgtctctgcctctcgaatgctgggattaaaggtatgtgccccCCACTATCCAGCCTTGTTATTTTAAAGAATGCATTTAAAGAGATCATTGGTGTGTAAAgctgtttaaatgaataaataactatACTCTGCTTAGAGGGAGAACATGTGTCAGAAGCAGCAAAATAGTGTGTTTGGATGCTGTGGGAGCACAGTCAGTTCAAGAGTGGATTCCTTGACAAGTTTACGTTTGCCAGAATATCCCACGACGTGTTTTGGAAGCTACCTATGGTATTAACATTATAAAACCTAGAGAAGATGAAGATCCCTGCCGACCTCCAACCTCAGAAGAGCTCCTAACAGCTTATGGATGTGAGTTGTCTGTCATTTTAAATCATGGGCAAATGGTTCATAGAAGTCTGGAAAGGGTCACTAggcatcaaacccagggctaGCATGAaccacacctccaccaccacccccgttTCATTCTAATGACATAAGTACTGAATTTCATCTGATGCTTACATATCGTCGGTATTTCCTGTTTGCAGGAACAAACGACCACACGTGTACAGTTGCTCTACCGCTGTCCAAAGCTCTGTAGACTAAAGCCTctggccatgaatttaaaaggcACTTCCAAGGTCctccaattttattttgtgtttctttttaagcTGTATTGTTTTAACTTATGTATATGCATGAGGTTATATGTACATGAGTGCTGGTGCCCCTGATAGTCAGAGGCATTGGCGCCTCCTTGGAGCTGAAGCTAATGTAATTGTGAACCTCTtagaatgggtgctgggaattgaacttggatccctTGAGTCCTCTGTAGGAGCTGCACACGCTCTTTGCTACCCAACCCTTTCTCCAGTGCctactttgtatttctttgatttttgtctttgtctaAGGCAGCCTCGCTGTAACCCTggccagcctagaactcacagatcgcctgcctttgcccactgagtgctggaatttttGGTGTGTGCCACAACACTCAGCTactttatctctctttctttcttaagatttttttttaagattttattttctgttttgcctacatacatGTCTGTGAatcgtgtgtgcctggtgcctgaggaggcagtgaatgccctggaactagagttacaggcaggtgtgaggcaccgtgtgggtgctgggaatgggaccaggtcctctgaagagcggcctgtgctcttaactgccaagccatctctccagtcctactttgtatttctttaaatgttggtgaagttgaaatattttctcttaacTTTTTATCGATTCTTTATAGaattcacatcatgcattctgatTCTATCCAAAAAGCAAAGACTAAAGTCTTAGTGTAgaagacacagtgagtcacacagtatacccgtATAGTCCACACATCTTCACTCACAAGTGTTCGTTgcagtgagtcattggtctggtttgagaccTGCTTCTGCTACACCCTcgatactgggccctcactgggactcctcttagATACCCTGTTGTAGCCTTGTGTTgtagagatcctgcagctttggtcTGGAGGTCCGGCCCCTTtacatgctccagcagttcatagatggggtggatgttggggtaaaaatttttttccccaagtttgtTGACCTTTTATATTGCTTCAAGAAATCATgggggtttggtttgtttgtttctatgcaTTGTTTCTGTCTTAATTTAtaaagctttttgttgttgttctgtaacTAGATCTTTTCTTCTAAATTTAAAAGCTAGTTTGCACATGGGCTGAGTTTTGAACCCAGCCTTTCTACAAACACAGCTGTGCTCTCTCCTTGCTACTCACAGTGAGAGAGAATAAGAGCGATCCTCTTGGTATGTTTGGGAAGCTGACAATCAGATGTAGCTATTAAATTAGGGAGTTTGCTATGTTGTCTTTTGTTATGCAGATAATATTCTCCTGCAGGTCACCTCCATGAGTAAATGCCTGAAATCTGGGTTAGAAGGAATAACTAATGATGAGAAACCGAACGTGCCTGTCACAGTGCTAAGTGGTTAGATATTATAAGGTGCAGAGTCTGCTCTGCCTTAGCaaatgttgatgatgatgatgaagtgtGTTTCACGGTGAGAGGAAATTAGTTTCTCATAGGGCTGTGGGAAGAGACCCAGTGCACATCAGCGCAGTCACGCCTGTTGTGTCAACTCCTAACTGAGCTCTCACACAGTTGGTTTCTCTCACAGGCATGCGAGGATTCATGACAGCACATGGACAACCAGACCAGCCTCGATCTGCACGTTACATCCTAAAGGACTACGTCAGAGTAAGTGAACCTGTTGTATTGCCGTGGGTAAGCAAGCTTTCTTTTCCCTACACTGAGTTCTTAGCTCATGACAGCCTGGTAAGGAGATGGACTGATGCCCAGTGGGCTGTTTCTAGTGGTGCTAGCGCTTGACCTgtgggcctcacacatgctggaCAGGTGCTCCAGCACTCAGCCCTAGCCCTCCAAAGTGACCTTGATTTCAGACTCTCACCTCATGTTCCCAGGACTAGTGTGTCCTCACATGGAAGAACATTGAAGACTACTTAGTAGAAATGACAGCAGGTGAACAAGGTCACAGAGAAGGCTCCAGGGccctgggaggagctgggtgtCAGAGTCAGGGCCCTGCagttgcagcaacagaaagctgcTCCGCCCTCTGCCTGGTTGACACTTGCCGTGAGGACCTAACCCTCTCAGGTAAGGCGGTTACAGTATGCTATTTCGCTGCAGGGGAAGCTGCTGTACTGCCACCCTCCTCCTGGGAGAGACCCTGTGACCTTCCAGCATCAGCACCAGCAGCTCCTGGAGAACAAAACAAAGGGTGAAGAAGTACGGCAGCAGCCGGGCAGAAACCAGAAAGCCAAACAGATTGAAAATGTAGTCGACAAAACCTTTTTCCATGAGGTAAGAAAAAGAGGCTGTATTTAACTCTTATCcaatgcatttaaaaattcaaaatattagccgggcggtggtggtgcatgcctttaatcccagcactcgggaggcagagacaggcaaatctctgtgagttcgaggccagcctggtctagaagagctagttccaggacaggaaccaaaagctacggagaaacactgtctcgaaaatcaaaaaaaaaaattcaaaatatttattatttttagcatCTAGTGGACTGGAAAGgcagctcagtgattaaaagcactcgctcttccagagaacctgaatttgattcccagcacccacatcatgaggctcacctgtaactccaggtctggGGATCTAATACCCTCTCCTAGCCTTCATAACTCACTTTtctttatatgtgtatgaatgttttccctgcatcgtgtgtgtctgtggaaaTCAGATGAGGGTATCATCCCCTGCagtggagttactgatggttgtgagccaccatgtgggtgctgatattgaacctgggtcatctgcaACAGGTACCCCAATGAGATCTCTCTCTGCCCCCACTTTTTTACTTTTGGGTCTTGCTTTGTGGTTCTAGCTGACCTTAgcttctctagtgctgagattacagatgtgcatcgTCACATCTGGCTCCACACACAGTTTATATTATGCTCACATTTGCGCAGCCGTTACCACCAGTTTAGAATTTTATCACTCCAGAAAGAAACCCCATGCCGTTGACATCCACTCACTTTCTGTCTCCCGTGTCAGCCACTAATCCGCTCTTTCTCTGTATGTGGGGTTGTCTGCTCTGGACATATCACATGAGTGAATTCATGCTGTGATCTTCTGTTCCTTAGCTTAGCTGTTTCTTGGTCCGCCTGTGGTAGAGCATGTGTCCATACGTCATTCCTTTTACTACAAATAAGTTGCTGTAAAGACATGCCATTCACCAGTTGGtagacatttgggttgttttcacGTTTTGGCTAATATAACTAGGCtaggtatgcatgtgtatatttgtgtgtgtgtgtgtgtgttttcacatctCGGGAGTGAGCACTGCAGAACTGGAGTGTTTCGATCATTTGTAAAGCTGTGCTTTTAGCTCGTGGGGTGCAGCCGTACCGTCTAGACATGGCTGTGGGTTGCATGCTCCACATCTGTGCCGTGCTTGCC is from Microtus pennsylvanicus isolate mMicPen1 chromosome 1, mMicPen1.hap1, whole genome shotgun sequence and encodes:
- the Lsg1 gene encoding large subunit GTPase 1 homolog; the protein is MGRRRAQGSGSLGRVLLRHQTQRNRSHRHTDSWLHTSELNDGYDWGRLNLQSVTEQSSLDDFLATAELAGTEFVAEKLNIKFVLPEARTGLLSFEESQRIKKLHEENRQFLCIPRRPNWDRKTSPEELKQAEKDNFLKWRRQLVRLEEEQKLILTPFERNLDFWRQLWRVIERSDIVVQIVDARNPLLFRCEDLECYVKEIDTAKENVILINKADLLTAEQRLAWASHFEKEGVKVIFWSALGETLHSKDQENSVAEEASRIESENSSSDENELPRRNWLSLGEESASDEGGSEYEDCEEEEEEEEEEEDEEDWQTCSEDSSPEEEDEEGCAQDWKERCPVDSETQNREKPENQQMNNCSQLVSKQELLELFKKLHTGKKVKDGQLTVGLVGYPNVGKSSTINTIMGNKKVSVSATPGHTKHFQTLYVEPGLCLCDCPGLVMPSFVSTKAEMICNGILPIDQMRDHVPPVSLVCQNIPRRVLEATYGINIIKPREDEDPCRPPTSEELLTAYGCMRGFMTAHGQPDQPRSARYILKDYVRGKLLYCHPPPGRDPVTFQHQHQQLLENKTKGEEVRQQPGRNQKAKQIENVVDKTFFHEENVRALTRGVQAVMGYKPGSGLLTAAAVSAENVTGKPWKKHGNRNKKEKSRRLYKHLDM